One Amblyomma americanum isolate KBUSLIRL-KWMA chromosome 8, ASM5285725v1, whole genome shotgun sequence DNA window includes the following coding sequences:
- the LOC144101345 gene encoding putative ATP-dependent RNA helicase DDX5 isoform X1, whose protein sequence is MNGRGGRGDYGSSWGGGDRRGGGFRNSQPGGNLRKPDWDRIQLQPFQKNFYHEHPNTANRAPAEVEAYRQANEITVKGRDVPKPILRFEEGNFPDYVMKGIQAQGYAEPTCIQAQGWPIALSGKDFVGIAQTGSGKTLGYILPAIIHINHQPYLQRGDGPIALVLAPTRELAQQIQQVSSDFGKYSRVRSTCVFGGAPKGPQLRDLERGSEICIATPGRMIDFLEAGKVNLRRCTYLVLDEADRMLDMGFEPQIRKIIEQIRPDCQTLMWSATWPKEVRSLAEDFLKDYIQINIGALQLCANHRILQIIDVCQETEKEDKLMKLHQEILNEKENKTIVFAETKRKVDDLTRKMRRYGWPAICIHGDKTQQERDWVLNEFRSGRSPILVATDVAARGLDVDDVRFVINFDYPNCSEDYIHRIGRTARSNKTGTAYTFFTPNNCRQAKELISVLQEANQVVNPKLYEIANNPRAGGWGGGRGSRWRSGGGSSWGRSGGSGNTHTHFASGANSISLGSRDNHANGYGQQQNSYYSV, encoded by the exons ATGAACGGACGTGGCGGCAGAGG AGACTATGGTAGCAGCTGGGGTGGTGGCGACCGTCGTGGCGGTGGCTTCCGCAACAGCCAGCCAGGTGGAAATCTTCGCAAGCCTGACTGGGACCGCATCCAGCTGCAGCCGTTCCAGAAGAACTTCTACCATGAGCACCCCAACACGGCCAACCGAGCTCCCGCGGAGGTGGAGGCCTACCGACAGGCCAACGAGATCACAGTCAAGGGCCGCGATGTGCCCAAGCCCATCCTGCGCTTCGAGGAGGGCAACTTCCCCGACTACGTCATGAAGGGCATCCAGGCCCAGGGCTATGCAGAGCCCACCTGCATCCAGGCACAGGGATGGCCCATCGCGCTCAGCGGCAAGGACTTTGTCGGCATTGCCCAGACTGGCTCGGGCAAGACCCTGGGCTACATCCTGCCAGCCATCATCCACATCAACCACCAGCCGTACCTGCAGCGTGGCGATGGGCCCATT GCACTGGTGCTTGCCCCCACGCGTGAGCTGGCCCAACAGATCCAGCAGGTGTCTTCAGACTTCGGGAAATACTCGCGTGTGCGTAGTACGTGCGTCTTTGGCGGTGCACCTAAGGGCCCCCAGCTGAGGGATTTGGAGAGAG GCTCTGAGATCTGCATTGCTACCCCGGGCCGCATGATCGACTTCCTGGAGGCGGGCAAGGTGAACCTGCGGCGGTGTACATACCTCGTGCTGGATGAGGCGGACCGTATGCTGGACATGGGTTTTGAGCCCCAGATCCGCAAGATTATAGAGCAGATCCGTCCGGATTGCCAGACCCTCATGTGGAGTGCCACCTGGCCAAAAGAAGTGCGCTCTCTGGCCGAGGACTTCCTCAAGGACTACATCCAGATCAACATTGGGGCCCTGCAGCTGTGTGCCAACCACCGCATCTTGCAGATCATCGATGTCTGCCAGGAGACCGAAAAGGAGGACAA GCTTATGAAGTTACACCAGGAAATCCTCAATGAGAAGGAAAACAAG ACCATAGTGTTTGCGGAAACCAAGCGGAAAGTTGATGACCTCACGCGGAAGATGCGTCGCTACGG GTGGCCTGCCATCTGCATCCACGGTGACAAGACACAGCAGGAGCGCGACTGGGTGCTCAATG agttCCGGTCGGGCAGGTCTCCCATTCTCGTTGCAACAGATGTGGCTGCACGAGGCCTTG ATGTGGACGATGTGCGGTTTGTCATCAACTTCGACTACCCCAACTGCTCGGAGGACTACATCCACCGCATTGGCCGGACTGCTCGCTCCAACAAGACTGGCACTGCGTACACTTTCTTCACCCCCAACAACTGCCGGCAGGCCAAGGAACTCATCTCGGTCCTGCAGGAGGCCAACCAGGTGGTGAACCCCAAGCTCTACGAGATCGCCAACAACCCCAGGGCCGGAGGATGGGGTGGTGGCCGTGGCA GCCGGTGGCGTTCAGGTGGTGGCAGCTCATGGGGACGCTCTGGTGGCTCCGGCAACACTCACACTCACTTTGCCAGCGGCGCCAACAGTATCTCTCTTGGCTCGCGCGACAACCATGCGAATGGTTATGGCCAGCAACAGAACAGCTACTACTCAGTCTAG
- the LOC144101345 gene encoding putative ATP-dependent RNA helicase DDX17 isoform X2 — MNGRGGRGDYGSSWGGGDRRGGGFRNSQPGGNLRKPDWDRIQLQPFQKNFYHEHPNTANRAPAEVEAYRQANEITVKGRDVPKPILRFEEGNFPDYVMKGIQAQGYAEPTCIQAQGWPIALSGKDFVGIAQTGSGKTLGYILPAIIHINHQPYLQRGDGPIALVLAPTRELAQQIQQVSSDFGKYSRVRSTCVFGGAPKGPQLRDLERGSEICIATPGRMIDFLEAGKVNLRRCTYLVLDEADRMLDMGFEPQIRKIIEQIRPDCQTLMWSATWPKEVRSLAEDFLKDYIQINIGALQLCANHRILQIIDVCQETEKEDKLMKLHQEILNEKENKTIVFAETKRKVDDLTRKMRRYGWPAICIHGDKTQQERDWVLNEFRSGRSPILVATDVAARGLEAHVCGLQVVHTQCLTLHWAGRPP; from the exons ATGAACGGACGTGGCGGCAGAGG AGACTATGGTAGCAGCTGGGGTGGTGGCGACCGTCGTGGCGGTGGCTTCCGCAACAGCCAGCCAGGTGGAAATCTTCGCAAGCCTGACTGGGACCGCATCCAGCTGCAGCCGTTCCAGAAGAACTTCTACCATGAGCACCCCAACACGGCCAACCGAGCTCCCGCGGAGGTGGAGGCCTACCGACAGGCCAACGAGATCACAGTCAAGGGCCGCGATGTGCCCAAGCCCATCCTGCGCTTCGAGGAGGGCAACTTCCCCGACTACGTCATGAAGGGCATCCAGGCCCAGGGCTATGCAGAGCCCACCTGCATCCAGGCACAGGGATGGCCCATCGCGCTCAGCGGCAAGGACTTTGTCGGCATTGCCCAGACTGGCTCGGGCAAGACCCTGGGCTACATCCTGCCAGCCATCATCCACATCAACCACCAGCCGTACCTGCAGCGTGGCGATGGGCCCATT GCACTGGTGCTTGCCCCCACGCGTGAGCTGGCCCAACAGATCCAGCAGGTGTCTTCAGACTTCGGGAAATACTCGCGTGTGCGTAGTACGTGCGTCTTTGGCGGTGCACCTAAGGGCCCCCAGCTGAGGGATTTGGAGAGAG GCTCTGAGATCTGCATTGCTACCCCGGGCCGCATGATCGACTTCCTGGAGGCGGGCAAGGTGAACCTGCGGCGGTGTACATACCTCGTGCTGGATGAGGCGGACCGTATGCTGGACATGGGTTTTGAGCCCCAGATCCGCAAGATTATAGAGCAGATCCGTCCGGATTGCCAGACCCTCATGTGGAGTGCCACCTGGCCAAAAGAAGTGCGCTCTCTGGCCGAGGACTTCCTCAAGGACTACATCCAGATCAACATTGGGGCCCTGCAGCTGTGTGCCAACCACCGCATCTTGCAGATCATCGATGTCTGCCAGGAGACCGAAAAGGAGGACAA GCTTATGAAGTTACACCAGGAAATCCTCAATGAGAAGGAAAACAAG ACCATAGTGTTTGCGGAAACCAAGCGGAAAGTTGATGACCTCACGCGGAAGATGCGTCGCTACGG GTGGCCTGCCATCTGCATCCACGGTGACAAGACACAGCAGGAGCGCGACTGGGTGCTCAATG agttCCGGTCGGGCAGGTCTCCCATTCTCGTTGCAACAGATGTGGCTGCACGAGGCCTTG AGGCACACGTGTGTGGGCTCCAGGTTGTCCATACGCAGTGCCTCACTTTGCACTGGGCGGGCCGTCCTCCCTGA